The Cyclopterus lumpus isolate fCycLum1 chromosome 12, fCycLum1.pri, whole genome shotgun sequence genome window below encodes:
- the smyd1a gene encoding histone-lysine N-methyltransferase SMYD1a has translation MTVGNMGSVQLFDAGKKGRGLRATKELTAGEVVFAEPSFSAVVFDSLATQVCHSCFRRQANLHRCAQCKFAHYCDRTCQTACWDEHKQECGAIKMMGKVPGEKVRLAARVLWRIHKDTGIVSDSQLISVDQLEDHVTDLPEEDLKHLKTDVYTFLEYWTYGRKQHSVDDISHIFGIIKCNGFTLSDQRGRQAVGLGLFPNLCLVNHDCRPNCVAILNHGKVELRAVGTVSEGEELTVSYVDLLNLSADRQKKLKEQFHFQCSCEQCSQRVKDDLMMAAAESEGNKPSADQLKEGTAFSKEYLEKIERSRMEKDYCQVVRLCRECLEKQDNILADTHLLKLRVLSVASEVLSYLQSFSEAADYARRMVEGYIKLYHPNNAQLGMAIMRAGVTLWHAGQTEAAHGLICKAYGILMVTHGPNHHITRDLESMRMQTEMELKMFKQKED, from the exons ATGACTGTGGGGAACATGGGAAGTGTGCAGCTGTTTGATGCTGGGAAGAAAGGTCGCGGCCTGAGGGCCACCAAAGAGCTCACTGCAGGGGAAGTGGTCTTCGCCGAGCCCAGTTTCTCTGCTGTGGTCTTCGACAG TTTGGCCACTCAGGTGTGCCACAGCTGTTTCCGGCGCCAGGCCAATCTGCACCGCTGTGCCCAGTGTAAATTTGCCCATTACTGCGACCGCACCTGCCAGACTGCATGCTGGGATGAACACAAGCAGGAATGTGGAGCCATCAAGATGATGGGCAAGGTGCCGGGCGAAAAGGTTCG TCTGGCTGCTCGTGTGCTGTGGCGTATACACAAGGACACAGGGATTGTGTCGGACAGTCAGCTGATCTCAGTGGACCAGCTGGAGGACCATGTGACTGACCTACCTGAAGAAGATCTCAAGCACCTCAAGACTGATGTGTACACCTTCCTGGAATACTGGACTTATGGAAGAAAGCAGCACTCTGTTGACGACATCTCACACATCTTTGGCATC ATCAAGTGTAATGGATTCACACTGAGTGACCAGAGAGGCCGTCAGGCTGTTGGTTTGGGTCTTTTCCCCAACCTCTGTCTGGTCAACCATGACTGTCGGCCCAACTGTGTCGCCATCCTCAACCACGGCAA GGTGGAGCTGCGAGCTGTGGGTACAGTCTCAGAGGGTGAGGAGCTGACCGTCAGCTACGTGGACCTCCTCAACCTGTCTGCTGACCGCCAGAAGAAGCTCAAGGAGCAGTTCCACTTCCAGTGCAGCTGCGAACAGTGCAGCCAGCGCGTCAAGGACGACCTGATGATGGCTGCCGCAGAGAGCGAGGGGAACAAA ccCTCTGCTGATCAGCTGAAAGAAGGAACCGCCTTCAGTAAAGAGTATCTGGAGAAGATCGAGAGGTCGCGCATGGAGAAGGATTACTGCCAA GTGGTGAGGTTGTGTCGTGAGTGTCTGGAGAAGCAGGACAACATCTTGGCTGACACTCACCTGTTGAAGCTGCGCGTGCTCAGCGTGGCCAGTGAGGTGCTCTCATACCTGCAGTCCTTCTCTGAGGCTGCAGACTACGCCCGCAGGATGGTGGAGGGATACAT AAAGCTCTACCACCCCAACAATGCCCAGTTGGGCATGGCCATCATGCGGGCAGGCGTCACCCTCTGGCATGCGGGGCAGACAGAGGCGGCTCACGGCCTGATCTGCAAGGCCTACGGCATCCTCATGGTGACCCATGGACCCaaccaccacatcaccagagACCTGGAG tcTATGCGCATGCAGACTGAGATGGAGCTGAAGATGTTCAAGCAGAAAGAGGACTGA